A single window of Vigna unguiculata cultivar IT97K-499-35 chromosome 1, ASM411807v1, whole genome shotgun sequence DNA harbors:
- the LOC114190432 gene encoding uncharacterized protein LOC114190432, producing the protein MAPKTKRLKKTASTQEPHVPPLVCPIPPQPIPPTQQPHIPSMSTHPHVPPLMAPTPHPYIPPPMAPTSHPHVPPLVDTTRQPHAGCESSRVWTASERSIERYCSLCMSNKYRNEKMNLWNRVYDSSLSREQLIVNVPNGIQKDQWSSFVDYHMSEEYKKLSKRNIEVRKVQKIPHTGGAKLLSTKQHEMEVNLGHVVGRRKLYIETHKKKNGSYVNEEAKSIAKMTQEMSQSVNSNEISVDDCVSKVLGKDHSGRVRCLGLGGLHSVAFQSTTRFSNAGHNFSNFGSTESSQLKEEVISLREKLATSEENLKTLKSVMLAYIQMKEGHTPHELGVMFDNETNVIDEESDQEVPTSRRGSSLDSNFHGV; encoded by the exons ATGGCTCCTAAAACCAAACGTCTTAAAAAAACTGCATCTACTCAAGAACCACATGTTCCTCCTCTTGTGTGTCCTATACCTCCACAACCTATACCTCCTACTCAACAACCACATATTCCTTCTATGTCGACCCATCCACATGTTCCTCCTCTTATGGCTCCTACTCCACATCCATATATTCCTCCTCCTATGGCTCCTACCTCACATCCACATGTTCCACCTCTAGTGGATACTACTCGACAACCACATGCAGGATGTGAGTCGAGTAGAGTATGGACT GCATCAGAAAGGTCTATTGAACGTTATTGTTCCCTTTGCATGTCAAATAAGTATAGAAATGAAAAGATGAATTTGTGGAACCGTGTTTATGATAGTTCATTATCAAGAGAACAATTAATTGTTAATGTCCCTAATGGTATTCAAAAAGATCAGTGGTCTTCATTTGTTGATTATCATATGAGTGAAGAGTATAAG AAATTAAGCAAGAGAAATATTGAAGTTAGAAAAGTGCAAAAAATTCCTCATACTGGTGGTGCAAAGCTTTTGTCTACAAAACAACATGAGATG GAAGTAAACCTTGGACATGTTGTGGGTAGAAGAAAGTTGTATATTGAGactcataagaaaaaaaatggatctTATGTCAATGAAGAGGCAAAGTCTATTGCA AAAATGACACAAGAAATGAGTCAAAGTGTTAATTCTAATGAAATCTCAGTTGATGATTGTGTTAGTAAAGTGTTGGGAAAGGATCATTCTGGACGTGTACGTTGCTTAGGACTAGGAGGTCTTCATAGTGTTGCATTTCAATCCACGACTAGATTTAGTAATGCAGGgcacaatttctcaaattttggttCAACTGAAAGTTCTCAATTGAAAGAGGAAGTTATTAGTCTGAGGGAAAAGTTAGCAACTTCTGAAGAAAATTTAAAGACATTAAAAAGTGTCATGCTTGCATACATCCAAATGAAGGAAGGGCATACTCCTCATGAGTTGGGAGTCATGTTTGATAATGAGACTAATGTAATT gATGAAGAGAGTGACCAAGAAGTGCCAACATCGCGCAGAGGATCATCACTTGATAGTAACTTTCATGGAGTTTGA
- the LOC114194561 gene encoding UBP1-associated protein 2A → MGKKRKVAPKSSQSVEPPLKHHQPEPQIAPPEYEEVEEEEEEEEEVEEEVEEEEEEEEEEEEDDEEQQQQQDEDDDPIEKLLEPLSKDQILNLLCEAAANHRDVADRIRKAADEDPVHRKIFVHGLGWDTTAGTLISAFRQYGEIEDCKAVTDKVSGKSKGYGFILFKTRRGARNALKQPQKKIGNRMTACQLASIGPVSSSQSLPQALPSSVPTLSSSASEYTQRKIYVSNVGAELDPQKLLAFFSRFGEIEEGPLGLDKLTGKPKGFCLFVYRSPESAKRALEEPHKDFEGHILHCQKAIDGPKPGKLQQQQHGNVNAQVQRTQFQRNDTANAGGAYVGSAAAAQPGHLMAPAGPGIGFNQAALNPALGQALTALLASQGTLGLTNLLGSIGTSAAVNPGVPAAGAGVQSGYSAQSNISPGVIGGYGTQVGLQAAYPNPNQQIGQGGSGRGQYGGGGAPYMGH, encoded by the coding sequence ATGGGGAAGAAGCGAAAGGTAGCACCCAAATCTTCTCAATCCGTTGAACCTCCGCTCAAGCATCACCAACCTGAACCCCAAATTGCGCCACCCGAGTACGAGGAAGTcgaggaggaagaagaggaggaagaagaagtagaagaggaagtagaggaggaggaggaggaggaagaagaagaagaagaggacgATGAAGagcaacaacagcaacaagACGAGGACGACGACCCGATCGAGAAGCTTCTGGAACCTCTAAGCAAGGATCAGATCTTAAATCTTCTGTGCGAGGCGGCGGCGAATCACCGCGACGTGGCGGACCGGATCCGCAAGGCGGCTGACGAGGATCCCGTGCACCGGAAGATCTTTGTGCACGGGTTGGGGTGGGACACTACCGCGGGAACCCTAATCAGCGCGTTCCGGCAGTACGGAGAGATCGAGGACTGCAAGGCCGTCACCGACAAGGTTTCCGGCAAGTCCAAAGGTTACGGCTTCATCCTCTTCAAGACGCGGCGCGGCGCGCGCAACGCGCTAAAGCAGCCCCAGAAGAAGATCGGCAATCGCATGACAGCGTGCCAGCTGGCGTCCATCGGCCCCGTCAGTAGCAGCCAGAGCCTGCCGCAGGCATTGCCTTCCTCGGTGCCGACGCTGTCATCATCGGCTTCGGAGTACACGCAGAGGAAGATCTACGTGAGCAACGTCGGTGCGGAACTCGATCCGCAGAAGCTTCTGGCGTTCTTTTCACGGTTCGGGGAAATTGAGGAGGGGCCTTTGGGACTGGATAAGCTAACCGGTAAACCGAAAgggttttgtttgtttgtttacaGGAGTCCGGAGAGTGCAAAGAGAGCCTTGGAAGAGCCTCATAAGGACTTTGAGGGGCATATTTTGCATTGCCAGAAGGCGATTGATGGGCCCAAGCCTGGGAAGTTGCAACAACAGCAACACGGGAACGTGAATGCTCAGGTCCAGCGGACCCAGTTCCAGAGGAATGATACTGCCAATGCAGGTGGTGCGTATGTTGGTAGTGCTGCAGCAGCGCAGCCGGGACACTTGATGGCTCCAGCTGGGCCAGGGATTGGGTTTAACCAAGCGGCGTTGAATCCGGCGTTGGGGCAGGCGTTGACGGCCCTCCTGGCGTCGCAAGGGACGTTGGGGCTGACGAATTTGCTGGGGAGCATTGGAACGAGTGCTGCGGTGAACCCTGGTGTGCCTGCTGCAGGGGCTGGAGTACAGAGTGGTTACAGTGCTCAGTCAAATATTAGTCCGGGTGTTATCGGAGGATATGGGACCCAGGTGGGATTGCAGGCTGCATATCCGAATCCGAATCAGCAGATAGGGCAGGGTGGTTCTGGAAGAGGGCaatatggtggtggtggtgcgcCTTACATGGGGCATTAG